One segment of Candidatus Micropelagos thuwalensis DNA contains the following:
- the petA gene encoding ubiquinol-cytochrome c reductase iron-sulfur subunit, whose amino-acid sequence MSDTNTTGDGLTETKTASHEGEPNRRAFLHLTTGAFAAIGAANVAWPLIDQMNPDASMRALASIEIDLDAVEVGQSLTVTWRGKPVFIRRRTQEEIRDAENVSLDALPDPEADKTRAENPEWLVMVGVCTHLGCVPLGQAGEFNGWFCPCHGSHYDTSGRIRKGPAPKNLEIPPYQFVSDSRIKIG is encoded by the coding sequence GTGTCTGATACCAATACGACCGGAGACGGTTTAACTGAAACAAAAACAGCATCTCATGAAGGTGAGCCCAACCGCCGTGCATTTTTGCACCTTACAACTGGTGCTTTCGCAGCGATTGGGGCGGCGAATGTTGCCTGGCCACTAATCGACCAAATGAACCCGGATGCGTCCATGCGTGCGCTGGCTTCTATAGAAATTGATTTGGATGCGGTTGAAGTCGGTCAAAGCTTAACCGTTACATGGCGCGGCAAGCCCGTATTTATTCGCCGCCGTACACAAGAAGAAATTCGTGATGCTGAGAATGTCAGCCTTGACGCTTTGCCGGATCCTGAAGCTGACAAGACCCGTGCAGAAAACCCCGAATGGCTGGTTATGGTCGGTGTCTGTACCCATTTGGGTTGTGTTCCGCTTGGTCAGGCGGGTGAGTTCAATGGCTGGTTCTGCCCGTGCCACGGCTCGCATTACGACACATCAGGACGTATTCGCAAAGGCCCAGCGCCTAAAAACCTAGAAATCCCGCCTTATCAATTTGTCAGCGACAGCCGGATTAAAATCGGTTAA
- a CDS encoding DUF6249 domain-containing protein — protein sequence METFEFILGALAISTGIIIPVSVFFWLYKDAKNKRETVIEISRNIENPDQLEKLINIFDERKKDPIDYRRSGVVTLFVGIGLFLFGTIFIGPILKGVGALITAIGLGQIIAGYLYPNTSEEITNAVEDFEKN from the coding sequence ATGGAAACTTTTGAATTTATTTTGGGGGCACTAGCAATTTCTACTGGGATCATAATTCCAGTTTCAGTATTTTTTTGGTTATATAAAGATGCCAAAAATAAAAGAGAAACTGTTATTGAGATTTCAAGAAACATAGAGAACCCCGATCAACTTGAAAAATTGATAAACATTTTCGATGAACGAAAAAAAGACCCTATAGATTATAGAAGAAGCGGTGTGGTGACACTATTTGTGGGAATTGGTCTTTTTCTTTTTGGCACGATTTTTATTGGACCAATTCTAAAAGGGGTTGGTGCACTTATAACGGCTATTGGTCTTGGTCAAATAATTGCCGGTTATTTATATCCTAATACAAGTGAAGAAATTACAAATGCTGTTGAAGATTTCGAAAAGAATTAG
- a CDS encoding helix-turn-helix transcriptional regulator → MGKNHKNLLNNLEKLRKKAGITQQELSERAEVSRKSINAIENGIYVPSTVLALKISRTLGCNVEDLFKLPNTK, encoded by the coding sequence TTGGGTAAAAACCATAAAAATCTATTAAATAATCTTGAGAAACTTCGAAAAAAAGCGGGCATAACTCAGCAAGAATTGTCTGAAAGAGCCGAAGTTTCAAGAAAAAGTATTAATGCAATCGAGAATGGAATATATGTACCATCAACTGTACTCGCATTAAAAATTTCCAGAACTCTGGGATGTAACGTAGAAGATTTGTTTAAACTTCCTAACACTAAGTAA
- the hemF gene encoding oxygen-dependent coproporphyrinogen oxidase, whose protein sequence is MTGTTQTDWTDQKQRAAAWFRELRDRLCAAMETLEPDGARFDRTIWKRGDGAEDLGGGEMSMLHGTVFEKAGVHISTVYGEFSEQFRSQIEGAADDPRFWASGISVIAHPRNPHAPTAHMNTRMVVTTKGWFGGGGDLTPMLKTQRHADHPDTQDFHKAYKSACDAHDAAYYPDFKEKCDEYFFLPHRNESRGTGGIFYDHLNTGDWDTDFAFTQDVGRAFLDVYPDIIARRKDTPYNDEEREAQLVQRGRYVEFNLLYDRGTTFGLKTGGNVDSILSSMPPAVRWP, encoded by the coding sequence GTGACCGGAACGACACAAACCGATTGGACAGACCAAAAACAACGCGCCGCGGCGTGGTTTCGGGAACTGCGCGACAGATTATGCGCCGCTATGGAAACTCTTGAACCCGACGGAGCGCGTTTTGACCGCACTATCTGGAAACGCGGCGATGGGGCCGAGGACCTTGGCGGGGGAGAAATGTCTATGTTGCACGGCACAGTTTTTGAAAAGGCCGGCGTACATATTTCCACGGTTTATGGTGAATTTTCTGAACAATTCCGTTCCCAAATAGAAGGGGCTGCAGACGACCCGCGATTCTGGGCTTCCGGCATTTCCGTTATCGCTCATCCCCGCAATCCGCATGCACCCACAGCTCATATGAACACACGCATGGTTGTCACGACCAAAGGCTGGTTTGGCGGCGGCGGAGATTTGACTCCCATGTTAAAAACTCAACGCCATGCCGATCACCCTGACACCCAAGATTTTCATAAAGCCTATAAATCCGCCTGTGATGCGCATGATGCCGCTTACTACCCTGATTTTAAAGAAAAATGTGACGAATATTTTTTTCTTCCGCACCGCAACGAAAGCAGAGGAACGGGCGGCATCTTTTACGATCATTTAAATACCGGAGACTGGGATACGGATTTTGCCTTCACCCAAGATGTCGGGCGCGCATTTTTGGATGTCTACCCCGATATTATCGCGCGCCGCAAAGACACACCCTATAACGATGAAGAACGCGAGGCACAACTTGTGCAACGTGGACGTTATGTGGAATTTAACCTGCTCTATGACCGCGGCACGACTTTCGGGCTCAAAACCGGCGGGAATGTTGACAGTATTCTGTCATCCATGCCGCCTGCAGTTCGCTGGCCTTAA
- a CDS encoding CCA tRNA nucleotidyltransferase, with product MMTRSVSEFLKDLAKAPWLRAPDTQKIMQTLGNDAVRVVGGCVRDTLRGLPALNDGDIDIDMATTHPPEDVQDKLSAAGFKVIPTGIEHGTVTVVANERNYEITTLREDIETDGRHAKVRFGLDWQADAARRDFTINALYADCDGKIYDPLEATGTSGLADLEAGVVRFIGDPDTRIAEDYLRVLRFFRFSAQLQPHATDEKSLAACVRAANQKDGLAALSGERLAQELFKLLSHVTASHALELMDGAGLLPFIFPFTPAMDIQSMRLANLINIQETYFFEADTLLRLAALCPDSKAVSGQLSEKLRLSKKHTKRLGAALDTSCNPVCYMSAREMRRALYVSGREAFIDRCFLMWALDEKINNAVQWRALIAMATSWEKPDFPLTGDMMKTAGVPEGPEMGRVSQEVERWWIDSDFTEDTFSIIERLKAVVQATIL from the coding sequence ATGATGACGCGTTCCGTCTCAGAATTCTTAAAAGATCTAGCTAAGGCGCCGTGGTTGCGAGCGCCTGATACGCAGAAAATTATGCAAACTCTCGGAAATGATGCCGTCAGAGTCGTTGGCGGTTGTGTGCGCGATACTTTACGCGGGTTGCCTGCCCTTAATGATGGGGATATAGATATTGATATGGCGACAACCCATCCCCCCGAAGACGTTCAAGATAAGCTATCGGCTGCCGGGTTTAAGGTGATCCCGACAGGCATTGAGCATGGCACAGTGACGGTTGTTGCTAACGAGCGCAATTATGAAATCACAACACTGCGAGAGGATATCGAAACTGACGGACGACACGCGAAAGTTCGCTTTGGTTTAGATTGGCAGGCGGATGCGGCGCGGCGGGACTTTACGATTAATGCTCTATATGCCGATTGTGACGGCAAAATTTATGATCCGTTAGAAGCAACCGGCACAAGTGGCCTTGCTGACCTTGAGGCTGGGGTTGTCAGATTTATCGGAGACCCCGACACACGCATTGCGGAGGATTATTTGCGTGTTTTACGTTTTTTCAGATTTTCCGCCCAACTCCAGCCTCATGCGACAGATGAAAAGTCTTTGGCAGCTTGTGTCCGTGCGGCAAATCAGAAAGATGGGCTAGCGGCGCTTTCGGGGGAGCGATTGGCGCAGGAACTTTTCAAACTTCTGTCGCATGTTACCGCATCCCATGCGCTTGAGCTTATGGATGGTGCGGGGTTGTTGCCCTTTATTTTTCCTTTTACGCCTGCCATGGATATTCAGAGTATGCGCCTTGCCAATCTGATAAATATTCAAGAAACATATTTTTTTGAGGCGGATACTTTACTCCGGCTGGCGGCGCTGTGTCCTGATAGCAAGGCAGTGAGTGGTCAATTATCGGAAAAATTACGACTTTCGAAAAAACATACAAAGCGTTTGGGAGCCGCACTCGATACATCCTGCAATCCGGTTTGTTATATGTCCGCACGTGAAATGCGCCGCGCGCTTTATGTTTCAGGGCGCGAGGCCTTTATTGACCGGTGTTTTCTGATGTGGGCGTTAGATGAAAAAATCAATAATGCCGTGCAATGGCGTGCATTGATTGCGATGGCGACAAGTTGGGAAAAGCCAGATTTTCCCCTCACTGGCGACATGATGAAAACAGCCGGTGTACCGGAAGGGCCGGAAATGGGGCGTGTTTCTCAAGAAGTCGAACGCTGGTGGATTGATAGCGATTTTACGGAAGATACATTTTCTATCATTGAACGTCTGAAAGCGGTGGTTCAGGCAACTATTTTATAA
- a CDS encoding DUF6111 family protein, whose protein sequence is MIRIILLNLFLFSLPFIMLALWLWWFRGTRPDQAEMKIWAYASLAGFICMLAGLLFFRFASDAPAESVYVPPSVENGELVPGHFESLDSSKEQEPETSEVTPE, encoded by the coding sequence ATGATTAGAATTATATTACTCAATCTATTTCTGTTCAGCCTTCCCTTTATCATGTTGGCATTATGGCTGTGGTGGTTTCGTGGCACCCGTCCCGACCAAGCGGAAATGAAAATTTGGGCTTATGCCTCACTTGCCGGTTTTATTTGCATGCTTGCCGGACTGTTATTTTTCAGATTTGCATCTGATGCGCCGGCGGAAAGCGTGTATGTACCGCCAAGTGTAGAAAATGGTGAACTCGTGCCTGGCCATTTTGAGTCTCTTGATTCATCAAAAGAGCAGGAGCCAGAAACATCAGAGGTCACTCCTGAATGA
- a CDS encoding CoA pyrophosphatase, with protein MVEFDYRQKIAKAVSPELPSDKVLYSCRGQGGDFQLNPVLKELHKNRDLPLATVLIGVVEYEEAPRVILTRRSENLKKHSGQVAFPGGKVDDTDPSPLDAVLRETEEEIGLTSGYIDIAGYLQTFETGSGFMVLPVVGYVRPGFELKINTEEVADVFEVPLSFLMNRENHNIKQDVWNGQLRSYYSMSHGQHHIWGVTAGILRNLSERAFDD; from the coding sequence ATGGTTGAGTTTGATTACAGGCAAAAAATAGCCAAAGCTGTTTCGCCTGAGTTGCCTTCTGATAAAGTGTTGTACAGTTGTCGAGGTCAAGGTGGCGATTTTCAGCTTAATCCAGTTTTGAAGGAGCTTCACAAAAACCGCGATTTGCCTTTGGCGACGGTGCTAATCGGCGTGGTTGAATATGAAGAAGCTCCGAGAGTTATTTTGACCAGACGTTCTGAAAACCTGAAAAAACATTCCGGGCAAGTCGCATTTCCGGGCGGAAAGGTCGATGACACTGACCCGTCGCCTTTGGATGCCGTGTTACGCGAAACGGAAGAGGAAATTGGTCTCACGTCAGGATATATCGATATTGCAGGTTATCTCCAGACATTTGAAACTGGATCAGGATTTATGGTGCTTCCTGTGGTAGGATATGTACGTCCCGGCTTTGAATTAAAAATAAACACAGAAGAGGTTGCCGATGTTTTTGAAGTGCCCTTGAGCTTTTTGATGAACCGAGAGAACCACAATATCAAACAGGATGTTTGGAATGGTCAACTTCGGTCCTATTATTCCATGTCTCACGGGCAACATCATATTTGGGGCGTTACGGCGGGTATTCTGAGAAATTTGAGCGAAAGAGCGTTTGATGATTAG
- a CDS encoding DUF1285 domain-containing protein, with amino-acid sequence MTENTLQNVIKSAEKAGHASGHTSLPPVEDWDPPYCGDIGMRIKRDGTWFYGDSPIGRDKLVRLFSTILRRDEDEQYYLVTPVEKILVTVEDAPFIATQMDVTGEGTTQKITFTTNVGDVCLAGSKLPIYFEFEGDQPSPYVHVRGKLRAKIARPVFYRLVDLAVTNQENGVDYFGVWSEGAFFSMSRVDKLGPDYG; translated from the coding sequence ATGACTGAGAACACGCTTCAGAATGTGATTAAAAGTGCTGAAAAAGCCGGACATGCCTCCGGGCATACCAGCCTTCCGCCGGTTGAGGATTGGGATCCCCCCTATTGCGGGGATATTGGCATGCGTATTAAACGCGACGGAACTTGGTTTTATGGCGACTCACCTATTGGTCGCGACAAACTTGTCCGGTTGTTCTCAACTATTTTGCGACGTGACGAAGACGAGCAATATTACCTTGTCACACCGGTTGAAAAAATTCTTGTTACTGTGGAAGACGCGCCATTCATTGCCACGCAAATGGATGTGACAGGCGAGGGAACAACTCAAAAAATTACTTTCACAACCAATGTCGGCGATGTCTGCCTTGCCGGATCAAAATTACCGATTTACTTTGAGTTTGAGGGTGATCAACCCAGCCCCTATGTTCATGTGCGTGGAAAATTACGCGCTAAAATTGCCCGCCCCGTATTCTATCGTCTTGTTGATCTTGCGGTGACGAACCAAGAGAATGGCGTAGATTATTTTGGTGTGTGGAGCGAGGGGGCATTTTTTAGTATGTCGCGCGTTGATAAATTGGGACCCGATTATGGTTGA
- a CDS encoding GNAT family N-acetyltransferase codes for MAFEIKQTPSELENEKLSLTSRILGPGRVVRMAERLRETNQQIPELNFCAISGEEMIGGIAYWPIQIGATPALLLGPLVVNSEWQGKGVGRGLIATTLGVAEKLGHGLVLLVGDLSYYGQSGFVIAPSGLKCPGPVDENRLLIYEIKSGIAADLSGSVSVAS; via the coding sequence ATGGCTTTCGAAATTAAACAAACTCCATCTGAATTGGAAAATGAAAAATTATCCCTAACATCTAGAATTTTAGGGCCGGGTCGGGTGGTGCGTATGGCTGAGAGATTGCGTGAGACCAATCAGCAAATTCCTGAATTGAATTTTTGCGCTATTTCGGGTGAGGAAATGATTGGTGGGATTGCCTATTGGCCAATTCAAATTGGTGCGACACCTGCGCTACTTCTTGGGCCGCTGGTTGTTAATTCTGAATGGCAGGGCAAGGGGGTCGGGCGTGGCCTAATAGCGACCACGCTTGGCGTTGCTGAAAAGCTTGGACATGGGTTGGTTTTGCTTGTCGGTGATTTGTCTTATTACGGTCAGTCAGGTTTCGTGATAGCCCCGTCAGGTTTGAAATGCCCAGGTCCCGTGGATGAAAACCGCTTGCTGATTTATGAGATAAAGTCGGGAATTGCAGCAGATCTATCAGGCAGTGTTTCAGTCGCCAGCTAA
- a CDS encoding calcium/sodium antiporter, translating to MFEAILLVLGGFVLLGGGGEGLVSGAVSLADRLKVPPLIIGLTVIAFGTSAPELTVSIQAAFQGQPDIAVGNIIGSNISNMLLVLGISALIQPIIVEGKELNRDGIFMLLVTLGFCFVAFYGDITRLVAVGMVGVIGLYTVYLYRLGSDEDATQEVSENPLAGASVFVCLVILALGTIAVVWGADLLVKGAVILATEFGVSEGVIGLTVVAIGTSLPELAISILAALRGHAALAVGNIVGSNIYNILLILGVTGLVHPIAIAPDFLLIDIWMLLGVSGLTVFLLSCQQGISRVFGGLFLATYIIYIGFLFGA from the coding sequence ATGTTTGAAGCGATATTATTGGTGCTTGGTGGATTTGTTCTTCTCGGCGGGGGTGGCGAGGGACTCGTTTCTGGTGCTGTATCGCTGGCAGACAGGCTCAAAGTCCCACCACTCATTATAGGTCTTACGGTTATTGCTTTTGGGACGTCGGCGCCTGAATTAACCGTGTCTATTCAAGCAGCATTTCAAGGTCAGCCAGATATTGCCGTAGGTAATATTATTGGCAGTAATATTTCTAACATGTTGCTGGTTCTTGGCATCTCGGCTTTGATTCAGCCAATTATTGTAGAGGGTAAAGAGTTGAATCGTGATGGCATATTTATGTTGCTGGTCACATTGGGCTTCTGTTTTGTTGCTTTCTACGGCGATATTACCCGCTTGGTTGCAGTGGGCATGGTTGGGGTAATTGGGCTTTACACGGTTTATCTTTATCGGCTGGGTAGTGATGAGGATGCCACTCAAGAGGTTTCTGAAAACCCGCTGGCGGGTGCAAGTGTCTTTGTTTGTCTCGTTATACTTGCGCTGGGGACGATTGCAGTTGTCTGGGGTGCGGATTTATTGGTCAAAGGTGCTGTGATTCTTGCCACGGAATTCGGTGTTTCAGAGGGCGTTATCGGGTTGACGGTCGTCGCGATTGGAACGTCACTGCCAGAACTTGCAATTTCAATACTTGCCGCATTGCGCGGTCATGCAGCGCTGGCGGTAGGTAATATTGTGGGGAGCAATATTTATAATATTCTTTTGATTTTAGGTGTTACCGGATTGGTGCATCCTATCGCGATTGCACCTGACTTCTTATTAATAGATATTTGGATGCTTCTTGGGGTTTCCGGTTTGACAGTTTTCCTTCTCAGTTGTCAGCAAGGCATAAGTCGGGTTTTTGGGGGATTATTTCTCGCAACATATATAATCTATATTGGATTTCTTTTTGGTGCTTAA
- a CDS encoding ferritin-like domain-containing protein, translated as MENHNLEETEITADLVYQSVDPSDFNAMLEVDRYNDRTTAFDKIISATHNHFWDPMDTKYIDFSVPFDVENEYMINPDQDVDLRVIGDLLNEKDKIRLVNMNVHWSLSSILHGEQGALNLSSSLCHILKDPGAQEYAANQTREEARHVAGFSRYIHARWGQPMVVGPALGNLLNELVNSKVVWKKLVGMQMLVEGLAMGAFATFYRQGNDPLLTKLMQLVMTDEAFHHKFGKIWADRTIPNISPEERDKIEDWSWEVFHVLLYNLSSPEQKKPTYEALGLDWKMVQERFIDALTNDEIRRRMSDNDNIFRVLVKTLFNAGIITDRTASKYAPFVDLSELEAEGTSMVGDEIAEEGIKYLMAINGDDGPVFNFSQTAAE; from the coding sequence ATGGAAAATCATAATCTCGAAGAAACGGAAATTACCGCCGACCTTGTTTATCAATCTGTAGACCCGTCTGACTTCAACGCTATGCTTGAAGTGGATCGTTATAATGACCGGACGACAGCTTTCGATAAAATCATTTCAGCAACGCATAATCATTTTTGGGATCCTATGGACACCAAATATATTGATTTTTCAGTGCCTTTCGATGTTGAGAATGAATATATGATAAACCCGGATCAGGATGTTGATCTTAGGGTCATTGGCGATTTACTGAACGAAAAAGATAAAATCAGATTGGTGAATATGAATGTTCACTGGTCGCTTTCCTCAATTCTCCACGGCGAACAAGGCGCTTTGAATCTGTCTTCAAGCCTCTGTCATATCCTGAAAGACCCAGGCGCGCAGGAATATGCCGCGAATCAAACACGCGAAGAAGCTAGGCATGTCGCCGGTTTCTCAAGATATATTCACGCCCGCTGGGGACAGCCTATGGTTGTCGGCCCCGCACTCGGTAACTTATTGAATGAACTTGTAAATTCCAAAGTTGTCTGGAAAAAACTCGTTGGCATGCAAATGCTTGTTGAAGGACTTGCCATGGGGGCTTTCGCCACCTTCTATCGTCAGGGTAATGACCCGCTTTTAACAAAGCTCATGCAACTTGTCATGACGGATGAGGCATTCCACCATAAATTTGGTAAAATTTGGGCTGATAGAACCATCCCTAATATTTCACCGGAAGAAAGAGACAAAATAGAAGACTGGTCGTGGGAGGTTTTCCATGTCCTTCTCTATAATCTTTCCAGCCCAGAGCAGAAAAAGCCCACATATGAAGCGCTAGGTCTCGACTGGAAAATGGTTCAGGAAAGGTTTATTGACGCTTTGACCAATGATGAAATCAGACGGCGCATGTCAGATAATGACAATATTTTCCGTGTGCTTGTCAAAACGCTTTTCAATGCCGGTATCATCACGGATCGCACAGCCTCTAAATATGCACCTTTTGTGGATTTATCTGAACTGGAAGCCGAAGGCACGTCCATGGTCGGAGATGAAATAGCCGAAGAAGGCATCAAATATCTTATGGCTATTAACGGAGATGACGGACCCGTCTTCAACTTTAGCCAAACAGCTGCAGAGTAA
- a CDS encoding acyl-CoA dehydrogenase family protein translates to MSNLEKFRDETRAWLEENCPASMRTPMPDFASGGDEQPWGGRNASYPNPDTKVWMDRMAEKGWTAPTWPVEYGGGGLTKEENKILQQELRRIDARPCLLSFGIWMLGPALLEFASEEQKQKYLPPIVRGEIRWCQGYSEPGSGSDLAGLQTKAEDMGDHYLVNGQKVWTSYANKADWIFCLVRTDTSVKHDGISFLLIDMETEGVEARPIKLISGSSPFCETFLTDVKVPKENLVGELNKGWTIAKRLLEHERAMISEMNMGAGEASLGGMEELAKEVFGELDGMIAHPTLRDTVTRHKMDEEAFGLTLRRTGELAKAGHGIGAEASIFKYYGSEMNKRRFEILLELLGTDALTTEGEGHNQDVMSISPQWLRSKGNSIEGGTTEVQLNIIAKRVLDLPEGGQA, encoded by the coding sequence ATGAGTAACCTTGAAAAATTCAGAGATGAAACTAGAGCTTGGCTTGAAGAAAATTGTCCTGCCTCTATGCGCACACCTATGCCTGATTTTGCTAGTGGAGGGGATGAACAACCTTGGGGCGGTCGTAACGCTTCTTATCCCAATCCAGACACTAAGGTTTGGATGGATAGAATGGCCGAAAAAGGATGGACAGCACCAACATGGCCTGTTGAATATGGCGGTGGTGGCCTAACCAAAGAGGAAAATAAAATCCTCCAACAAGAGCTAAGGCGCATTGATGCTCGTCCATGTTTGCTGAGTTTTGGTATCTGGATGCTTGGTCCTGCTTTATTAGAATTTGCTTCAGAGGAACAGAAACAAAAATACCTTCCGCCCATCGTGCGCGGCGAAATCCGTTGGTGTCAGGGGTATTCTGAGCCGGGTTCGGGTTCAGATCTTGCTGGCCTTCAAACAAAGGCAGAAGATATGGGCGATCATTATCTCGTTAATGGTCAAAAAGTATGGACGAGTTACGCTAATAAAGCCGATTGGATTTTTTGCCTCGTGCGAACTGATACTAGCGTCAAACATGATGGCATTTCATTTTTATTGATTGATATGGAAACTGAAGGTGTTGAAGCCAGACCAATTAAACTCATCTCCGGCAGTTCACCATTCTGTGAGACCTTCTTGACAGATGTTAAAGTACCAAAAGAAAACTTAGTCGGGGAGTTGAATAAGGGATGGACTATCGCCAAGCGTCTGCTGGAGCACGAAAGAGCTATGATTTCAGAAATGAATATGGGCGCTGGCGAGGCCTCACTTGGCGGCATGGAGGAACTGGCAAAAGAAGTCTTTGGCGAGTTAGACGGCATGATTGCCCACCCGACCCTCCGCGACACGGTTACTAGACACAAAATGGATGAAGAGGCATTCGGCCTAACCCTCCGCCGTACAGGTGAATTGGCTAAAGCTGGTCATGGTATTGGGGCTGAAGCCTCTATTTTTAAGTATTACGGCTCAGAGATGAATAAGCGTCGTTTTGAAATACTACTTGAGCTTCTCGGAACCGATGCACTTACCACTGAAGGCGAAGGTCATAATCAAGACGTGATGAGCATTTCGCCACAATGGCTGCGTTCAAAAGGGAACTCTATTGAGGGCGGCACGACAGAAGTACAGCTTAACATTATCGCCAAGCGGGTGCTTGATCTTCCTGAAGGGGGTCAGGCCTAA
- a CDS encoding acyl-CoA dehydrogenase family protein: MTTANTEQPKTDFILSEEQTMLRDTAKQFFSEQVPISNLRKLRDEESVDGIDREVWKQAAELGLAGILIPEAYGGTDFGVTGMGLVMEEAGRTLASTPLFSSSILSTLILLEAASENQKQAILPAIAAGEMIVAVALEESGHHNPAAVSMSAEKKDGGFVLNGRKTFVLDGHIANKLIIVARSSGQKGDINGLSLCLVDADAEGLKVSRSKMVDSRNSSEVTCENLTVSDDMVIGTIDDGAAPLERALDQARILLSAEILGGVNEVFERTLEYLKERKQFGVPIGSFQALRHRASAMFSEIEICKAVVTFALSQSDKKSNQIARLASLTKARLGEASTLVTNEGLQMHGGIGMTDDVDIGLFMKRARVQLQLLGDPRFHRERYARLNGY; encoded by the coding sequence ATGACAACCGCGAACACCGAACAACCCAAAACAGACTTCATCCTTAGTGAAGAACAAACAATGTTGCGCGACACAGCAAAACAGTTTTTCTCCGAGCAAGTGCCAATTAGTAATCTGCGTAAACTTCGCGATGAGGAGAGCGTAGACGGCATTGACCGCGAGGTCTGGAAACAAGCAGCAGAGTTAGGTTTGGCGGGTATTCTTATTCCCGAAGCCTATGGTGGAACGGATTTTGGCGTCACTGGTATGGGTCTGGTAATGGAGGAAGCTGGGCGAACTCTTGCATCTACCCCACTTTTTTCCAGTTCGATTTTATCAACACTTATTCTGCTTGAAGCAGCTTCAGAAAATCAGAAACAAGCCATTCTTCCAGCTATTGCTGCAGGTGAAATGATTGTCGCGGTAGCCCTTGAAGAGTCAGGCCATCATAACCCTGCAGCTGTTTCGATGAGTGCCGAGAAAAAAGACGGTGGTTTTGTTCTCAACGGGCGCAAAACCTTTGTGCTCGATGGTCATATTGCTAATAAATTGATTATCGTGGCACGCAGTAGTGGTCAAAAAGGCGATATAAATGGCCTCTCCCTTTGTCTGGTCGATGCCGACGCAGAGGGCTTGAAAGTTTCACGCTCCAAAATGGTCGACTCCAGAAATAGTTCTGAAGTCACCTGTGAAAACCTTACTGTCTCTGACGATATGGTTATTGGCACGATTGATGATGGTGCCGCACCTCTTGAGCGCGCGCTGGATCAAGCCCGCATACTGTTGTCTGCTGAAATCTTGGGTGGCGTCAATGAAGTTTTTGAACGCACGCTTGAATATCTCAAAGAACGCAAACAATTTGGTGTGCCGATTGGGAGTTTTCAGGCTCTACGCCATCGCGCATCAGCCATGTTTAGTGAAATCGAAATTTGCAAAGCGGTTGTAACTTTTGCACTTTCCCAAAGTGATAAAAAAAGCAATCAGATTGCCCGTCTGGCAAGCTTAACAAAAGCGCGCCTCGGAGAAGCGTCAACTTTAGTAACGAATGAAGGTCTGCAAATGCATGGTGGGATTGGCATGACGGATGATGTTGATATCGGCCTATTTATGAAAAGAGCGCGCGTTCAGTTACAGCTTTTAGGAGACCCGCGCTTTCACCGTGAGCGGTATGCCCGCCTCAATGGTTACTAG